A genomic region of Salinibacter pepae contains the following coding sequences:
- the pyrR gene encoding bifunctional pyr operon transcriptional regulator/uracil phosphoribosyltransferase PyrR has product MGRTRIMSPERVRRTLRRLAYEIIEHNRGAESLELFGIRRSGVPPARVVADEIGEVEEQALEPYALDVTPFRDDRPDLAPPEETPHDVDATDRDVILVDDVVFTGRTARAALDAVLQYGRPRSIQLVVLVDRGHREYPIQPDFTGRRLQTKHDEEVVVEADGECAVYVED; this is encoded by the coding sequence ATGGGCCGAACGCGCATCATGTCTCCGGAGCGGGTCCGCCGCACGCTCCGGCGTCTCGCATACGAAATTATCGAGCACAATCGCGGGGCCGAGTCGCTTGAGCTATTCGGGATCCGACGGAGCGGCGTGCCGCCGGCCCGGGTCGTGGCCGACGAGATTGGGGAGGTGGAGGAACAGGCCCTGGAGCCCTACGCCCTCGACGTGACGCCCTTTCGGGACGACCGCCCCGATCTGGCCCCCCCTGAGGAGACGCCCCACGACGTGGACGCGACGGATCGGGACGTGATTCTCGTCGACGACGTCGTATTCACGGGCCGTACGGCGCGGGCCGCGCTCGACGCTGTTCTTCAGTACGGGCGCCCGCGCAGCATTCAGCTCGTGGTCCTCGTTGATCGCGGGCACCGGGAGTATCCCATTCAGCCGGACTTCACCGGCCGTCGCCTCCAGACGAAGCACGACGAGGAGGTGGTCGTGGAGGCCGACGGCGAGTGTGCGGTGTATGTAGAGGACTAA
- a CDS encoding endonuclease/exonuclease/phosphatase family protein, translating to MKRALRIIGLAVGGLVLGVAGVFFWASSGALPDDELAQVRTYTAQPDTTRPDTLTVTTYNIGYLSGMRNNEPVVRPDSLFHANMDQAAGYLRAAAPDIAALQEIDFGGARAAHVHQLDVLAARLGYPGAAQAVNWDERYLPFPYGRPAVHFGRTLSGQAVLSRFPVRRHVRRTLPRPPQPFFRDAFYLDRLAQVGVVDVDGRPLAVINVHLEAFDVETRETQARVVNDRYRRLADRGIPTLLLGDFNSSLSSGEEGGHAGAGDATMQHILEGTDLRSAANTASADTAGATYPADAPARTIDHIFYPPQFFEAVGTQRWCGRPAPPSDHCAVTAALRLTSWAEWPSHEALPPLEGPPTE from the coding sequence ATGAAACGAGCACTTCGAATTATTGGGCTCGCCGTCGGCGGGCTGGTCCTCGGCGTCGCCGGGGTGTTCTTCTGGGCGAGCTCCGGGGCACTGCCCGACGACGAGCTTGCGCAGGTGCGGACCTACACGGCGCAGCCCGACACAACGCGGCCGGACACGCTCACGGTGACAACCTACAACATCGGCTATCTCTCCGGCATGAGGAACAACGAGCCGGTGGTGCGGCCCGACAGCCTGTTCCACGCGAACATGGACCAGGCCGCTGGCTACCTCCGAGCGGCGGCCCCCGACATCGCGGCCCTTCAGGAGATCGACTTCGGCGGGGCTCGGGCCGCGCACGTCCATCAGCTGGATGTCCTGGCCGCGCGTCTCGGGTACCCGGGGGCGGCGCAGGCCGTGAACTGGGACGAGCGGTACCTGCCGTTTCCGTACGGCCGCCCCGCCGTGCATTTCGGGCGCACCCTCTCCGGGCAGGCCGTCCTCAGCCGCTTCCCCGTCCGGAGGCACGTGCGGAGGACGCTCCCGCGTCCGCCGCAGCCGTTTTTCCGGGACGCGTTCTACCTCGACCGCCTGGCACAGGTCGGGGTGGTCGACGTGGACGGCCGCCCGCTCGCGGTCATCAACGTGCACCTGGAGGCCTTCGACGTTGAGACGCGCGAGACGCAGGCCCGCGTCGTGAACGATCGCTATCGCCGCCTCGCCGACAGGGGCATCCCGACGCTTCTGCTCGGCGACTTCAACAGTTCCCTCTCGTCCGGCGAGGAGGGGGGGCACGCCGGGGCGGGGGACGCGACGATGCAGCACATACTGGAGGGCACGGACCTGCGCTCGGCCGCCAATACCGCTTCGGCCGACACGGCGGGCGCTACGTACCCGGCCGACGCTCCTGCCCGAACGATCGATCACATCTTCTATCCCCCGCAGTTCTTCGAGGCGGTGGGCACACAGCGGTGGTGCGGCAGGCCTGCGCCCCCGTCCGACCACTGCGCCGTGACGGCCGCACTGCGCCTCACGTCCTGGGCCGAATGGCCCTCCCACGAGGCCCTGCCGCCCCTGGAGGGGCCGCCGACCGAGTAG
- a CDS encoding PASTA domain-containing protein, with amino-acid sequence MRLPPSLRALLYWFRTLLRNTYFWGGLGGLLLLGVGAYFLVDALLMPTYTRHGVSVQVPNVESQSFLKAKKRIETQDLQVKREVGRFNPNVPRETVVDQNPPPHAGVKPGRRVYLTVNAGKAPVVSIPDLNGISVREAKNRVSALGLAVGTVEPDSLPSPYPNTITRQRPEPGDSLKMGGTVDLWYSTGLGTDTVQVPSIAGRTVERARRLLRARQLRAVVLDPRTADPSGAPTQPSDTSSSRRFVQRQGRAPTTKVRAGTEIRLFTTDDSTAVPEPGSIAQDTTAAGDADEEKGL; translated from the coding sequence ATGCGCCTCCCTCCGTCCCTCCGGGCCCTGCTGTACTGGTTCCGCACCCTCCTCCGAAATACATACTTCTGGGGCGGGCTCGGCGGCCTTCTGCTGCTCGGCGTGGGCGCGTACTTCCTGGTCGACGCCCTCCTCATGCCGACGTACACCCGGCACGGGGTGTCCGTCCAGGTCCCCAACGTGGAGAGTCAATCGTTTCTGAAGGCCAAGAAGCGTATCGAGACCCAAGACCTGCAGGTCAAGCGGGAGGTGGGCCGCTTCAACCCGAACGTTCCCCGGGAGACGGTGGTGGACCAGAATCCTCCTCCCCACGCGGGCGTGAAGCCCGGGCGACGCGTGTACCTGACGGTGAACGCGGGAAAGGCCCCTGTGGTGAGCATCCCCGACCTCAACGGCATCTCGGTGCGGGAGGCCAAAAACCGGGTCTCCGCACTTGGCCTTGCCGTGGGTACGGTCGAGCCCGACTCGCTCCCCTCCCCCTATCCGAATACGATCACCCGGCAGCGCCCGGAACCGGGCGACTCCCTGAAAATGGGCGGCACCGTAGACCTTTGGTACAGCACGGGGCTCGGCACGGACACCGTTCAGGTCCCCAGCATCGCCGGACGGACGGTCGAACGGGCCCGGCGTCTGCTGCGGGCCCGGCAACTCCGGGCCGTCGTTCTGGACCCGCGCACAGCCGACCCGTCCGGCGCCCCCACCCAACCGTCCGACACATCGTCGTCCCGGCGTTTTGTCCAACGTCAGGGCCGCGCCCCAACCACAAAGGTGCGGGCCGGCACCGAAATTCGACTCTTCACGACCGACGACTCGACTGCGGTGCCCGAGCCGGGCTCCATCGCTCAGGACACCACGGCCGCGGGTGATGCCGACGAGGAAAAGGGCCTTTAG
- the hemH gene encoding ferrochelatase: MTPYEFIQRYDREEYNSDPRLVEGEFFPSAKLGVESGDTVGVVLLNLGGPDGEESVEPFLYNLFMDPAIIDFSEVVYFQARGRVRQAFSKIISYFRSQSVAEDYKEISDDGGSPINPLTRDQADSLEQTLNEQYAAETGATFKTYMAMRYWEPFSEDAAAQMQEDGVDKVVLLPLYPQYSKTTTGASLVYWHELEKAGEIPAWPTTSVFEYATYPKYIEALSDRIDEGLERFPDDVRDDVHLLFSAHGTPLSEMKDRDDPYCCLVHSTVKHLMEHRGFDHDFSTAFQSKVGPSEWLTPATDDTVEELAEEGEDVLVIPVAFVTDHIETSYELAIEIPEDLEEEGAPIPEHYEVMPGLNSHPKFIETLADMTAAQLQLPNVQTPTPASERPCCQVQNRDIRCHQCQHVAEATDWSAPEEEQARELETA; encoded by the coding sequence ATGACGCCCTACGAGTTTATACAGCGCTACGACCGTGAGGAGTACAACAGTGACCCCCGGTTGGTGGAGGGGGAGTTTTTTCCATCGGCCAAGCTCGGCGTGGAGTCGGGCGATACGGTAGGGGTTGTGCTTCTCAACCTGGGCGGCCCCGACGGCGAGGAGTCCGTGGAGCCGTTTCTCTACAACCTGTTTATGGACCCGGCGATCATCGACTTTTCGGAGGTCGTCTATTTTCAGGCGCGGGGCCGCGTGCGGCAGGCGTTCTCCAAGATTATCTCGTACTTCCGGTCCCAGTCGGTCGCGGAGGACTACAAGGAGATCAGTGACGACGGGGGCTCGCCCATCAATCCCCTCACCCGCGACCAGGCCGACAGCCTGGAACAGACCCTCAACGAGCAGTACGCCGCGGAGACGGGCGCCACGTTTAAAACGTACATGGCGATGCGGTACTGGGAGCCGTTCAGCGAAGACGCGGCGGCACAGATGCAGGAGGACGGCGTCGACAAGGTCGTGCTGCTCCCCCTCTACCCGCAGTACTCCAAGACCACGACCGGCGCCTCGCTCGTGTACTGGCACGAGCTGGAGAAAGCGGGCGAGATTCCGGCCTGGCCCACGACTTCCGTCTTCGAGTACGCCACGTACCCGAAGTACATCGAGGCACTGAGCGACCGGATCGACGAGGGCCTGGAACGCTTCCCGGACGACGTGCGGGACGACGTGCACCTTCTCTTCAGCGCACACGGGACGCCCCTCTCGGAAATGAAAGACCGGGACGACCCGTACTGCTGTCTCGTCCACTCCACGGTGAAGCACTTGATGGAGCACCGCGGGTTCGACCACGACTTCAGCACGGCCTTCCAGAGCAAGGTCGGGCCGTCGGAGTGGCTGACGCCCGCGACGGACGACACCGTGGAGGAGCTGGCCGAGGAGGGCGAAGACGTGCTCGTCATTCCGGTGGCGTTCGTGACGGACCACATCGAGACGAGCTACGAGCTGGCCATCGAGATTCCGGAGGACCTCGAAGAGGAGGGCGCCCCGATCCCGGAGCACTACGAGGTCATGCCGGGCCTGAACAGCCACCCCAAGTTCATCGAGACGCTGGCCGACATGACGGCCGCCCAGCTTCAGTTGCCCAACGTGCAAACCCCGACGCCGGCCTCCGAGCGCCCCTGCTGTCAGGTTCAAAACCGCGACATCCGGTGCCACCAGTGCCAGCACGTGGCCGAGGCCACCGACTGGAGCGCCCCGGAGGAGGAGCAGGCGCGCGAACTGGAGACGGCGTAG
- a CDS encoding DUF368 domain-containing protein → MPRAPFAFVRHVLYGVLMGGADVIPGVSGGTMALIVGIYERLVGALSSAVSFGLSLLRFDRAAARQHWAAVPWRLIGPLLGGIGGAILGGARVIPPLMEAYPAPMRGLFFGLVAASLLIPARRIERVTGLRVGIGLACAAGAFFLTSLPALAVSDPSLIRVFCSAMIAICAMILPGVSGAFLLEALGIYAPTLEAVNALDWGYVLTFCTGAAVGLGTFAKLLDLLLRHRHDAMMAALVGLIAGALRALWPYGGAERVLRAPEAGEPIGSVVLLALVGFGAVLVLLAWSPSTAGKETTASAS, encoded by the coding sequence ATGCCCCGCGCCCCGTTTGCCTTCGTCCGCCACGTGCTGTACGGCGTGTTGATGGGCGGCGCCGACGTGATTCCGGGCGTCAGCGGCGGCACCATGGCCCTCATCGTCGGCATCTACGAGCGGCTCGTGGGGGCCCTCAGTTCGGCGGTGTCGTTTGGGCTGTCGCTGCTACGCTTCGACCGCGCGGCCGCTCGGCAACACTGGGCCGCGGTGCCGTGGCGCCTCATCGGCCCCCTCCTGGGCGGGATTGGGGGCGCCATTCTTGGCGGGGCGCGGGTGATTCCGCCCCTGATGGAGGCGTACCCGGCCCCCATGCGGGGGCTCTTCTTCGGCCTCGTGGCCGCGTCGCTTCTGATCCCCGCCCGTCGCATCGAGCGGGTCACAGGCCTCCGGGTGGGCATCGGCCTCGCCTGTGCCGCCGGGGCGTTTTTCCTGACCAGCCTCCCTGCCCTCGCCGTGTCGGACCCGAGCCTCATCCGGGTCTTCTGCTCGGCCATGATTGCGATTTGTGCCATGATTCTCCCCGGCGTGAGCGGGGCGTTCCTGCTGGAGGCGCTCGGCATCTACGCCCCCACGCTCGAAGCGGTCAATGCGCTCGACTGGGGGTACGTGCTCACGTTCTGCACCGGGGCGGCCGTCGGGCTCGGCACGTTCGCGAAACTGCTCGATCTGCTCCTCAGGCACCGCCACGACGCAATGATGGCGGCGCTCGTGGGGCTTATCGCCGGGGCGCTCCGGGCCCTCTGGCCCTACGGCGGGGCCGAGCGCGTCCTGCGGGCCCCCGAGGCCGGTGAGCCGATCGGGTCGGTCGTGCTCCTTGCTCTGGTCGGGTTTGGGGCCGTGCTCGTGCTGCTGGCCTGGAGCCCCTCGACCGCCGGAAAAGAGACGACCGCCTCCGCCTCGTAG
- a CDS encoding Kelch repeat-containing protein produces the protein MSLSRRRFLTLGAAAAATCALHPERLLCAAGRAEWEASDALPWATQEVYGTTWNGRIVVAGGLRSGAHSDRRFTTLEETALFDPSTEAWTRGPALPSPRHHIVLAEANGTVYGFGGFVGETLRDGFQFRPDVYAFDGDQWARIGTMPTPLGETAALAVEERVHLVTGSLHPDDGASDGASRAHLVYDPGADAWSEARPVPTGRSSATGAVIDGRLYVVGGRRTDDGVTNLGAVERYDPATDTWTELRPLPQPSGGLAGAALDGMLYVFGGEYFSGDGGVYGRTWAYDPDVDGWTQHDPMPTPRHGLAGVALGGHIYAIGGNPAAGIGAATSSVVERLSPTTD, from the coding sequence ATGTCCCTTTCCCGACGCCGGTTCCTCACCCTTGGTGCGGCGGCGGCCGCCACGTGTGCCCTGCATCCCGAACGTCTGCTGTGCGCGGCCGGCCGGGCCGAGTGGGAGGCGAGCGACGCCCTGCCCTGGGCGACCCAGGAGGTCTACGGCACGACGTGGAACGGGCGGATCGTGGTTGCGGGCGGACTCCGCTCCGGGGCCCACAGCGATCGCCGGTTCACGACGCTGGAAGAGACGGCCCTTTTCGATCCTTCCACGGAGGCGTGGACGCGCGGGCCAGCCCTTCCGTCCCCGCGCCACCACATCGTGCTCGCGGAGGCCAACGGCACGGTGTATGGGTTTGGGGGATTCGTGGGGGAGACCCTGCGCGACGGATTTCAGTTCCGGCCCGACGTGTACGCGTTCGACGGAGACCAGTGGGCCCGCATCGGGACAATGCCCACGCCGCTCGGCGAGACGGCTGCGCTCGCGGTCGAGGAGCGGGTCCATCTCGTGACAGGCAGTCTCCACCCGGACGACGGCGCGTCGGATGGGGCCTCTCGTGCCCACCTGGTCTACGACCCCGGCGCCGATGCCTGGAGCGAGGCGCGCCCGGTGCCCACGGGCCGGAGCAGTGCCACAGGGGCGGTCATTGACGGGCGCCTTTACGTCGTGGGCGGACGTCGCACGGATGACGGGGTGACCAACCTCGGGGCGGTGGAGCGGTACGATCCGGCGACGGACACGTGGACCGAATTGCGCCCGTTGCCCCAGCCGTCCGGGGGGCTGGCGGGGGCTGCGCTCGATGGTATGCTTTACGTCTTCGGGGGCGAGTACTTCTCGGGAGACGGGGGCGTGTACGGACGCACATGGGCGTACGACCCGGACGTAGACGGCTGGACCCAACACGACCCCATGCCGACGCCGCGGCACGGCCTCGCAGGAGTCGCCCTCGGGGGGCACATCTACGCCATCGGCGGCAACCCCGCCGCCGGCATCGGGGCCGCCACCTCGTCCGTCGTCGAACGCTTGTCCCCGACCACCGACTGA
- a CDS encoding Fur family transcriptional regulator — MSTLPQQKIDEVRSIFQAFLKKRNKRQTPERFAVLEEIYQTEDHIDADELYVRLKQDGTEVSRATVYNTLELLLECDLVVRHQFGKNQAKYERAYSYWQHDHLICMDCNELFEFCDPRLQSIQEMVADIYEFEIKHHSLNMYGHCIRENCPNRAEDSDRDEADSADQTTAKKAATSEAES, encoded by the coding sequence ATGTCGACCCTTCCCCAACAGAAGATCGACGAGGTTCGCTCCATCTTCCAGGCCTTCCTCAAAAAGCGCAACAAGCGACAAACGCCCGAGCGCTTTGCCGTCCTGGAAGAGATCTACCAGACGGAAGACCACATCGACGCCGACGAGCTGTACGTTCGGCTCAAGCAGGACGGAACCGAGGTAAGCCGGGCCACGGTCTACAACACCCTGGAGCTCCTGCTGGAGTGCGACCTCGTGGTGCGTCACCAGTTCGGGAAGAACCAGGCCAAGTACGAGCGGGCCTACAGCTACTGGCAGCACGACCACCTCATCTGCATGGACTGCAATGAGCTGTTCGAGTTCTGCGACCCGCGGCTGCAGAGCATTCAGGAGATGGTGGCCGACATCTACGAGTTTGAGATTAAGCACCACTCCCTGAACATGTACGGCCACTGCATCCGCGAGAACTGCCCGAACCGGGCCGAAGACTCGGACCGTGACGAAGCGGATTCCGCCGATCAGACAACCGCCAAGAAGGCCGCGACGAGCGAGGCGGAGTCGTAA
- the tmk gene encoding dTMP kinase, which yields MLLLTFEGIDGSGKSTQAHRLNEHLQERGHETLLVREPGGTELSEQVRSVLLEPALNVHPMAELLLFSAARTQLVTERIRPALEAGRIVICDRFYDSTTAYQGAGRNVADLEWLQSFHRRVTDGLVPDRTYLVELDPETARARRTEGDDTAGDRMEAEDEAFYHRVAAAYDTLADEHSARIHRLDGHRSIGALHAEIRGDVEALLDAPPGTPHAATGSSDP from the coding sequence ATGCTGCTTCTCACATTCGAAGGCATTGACGGAAGCGGAAAGAGCACACAGGCCCACCGGCTCAACGAGCACCTGCAGGAGCGCGGGCACGAAACCCTCCTCGTCCGCGAGCCCGGCGGCACCGAGTTGTCCGAGCAGGTCCGCTCCGTCCTGTTGGAGCCTGCCCTAAACGTCCATCCGATGGCAGAGTTGCTTCTGTTCTCGGCCGCCCGGACCCAGCTCGTGACCGAGCGCATCCGGCCGGCATTGGAGGCGGGGCGGATTGTCATCTGCGATCGCTTCTACGACTCGACCACGGCCTATCAGGGGGCCGGCCGCAACGTCGCCGATCTGGAGTGGCTGCAGTCCTTTCACCGTCGCGTGACGGACGGCCTCGTGCCCGACCGCACCTACCTCGTAGAACTCGATCCCGAGACCGCCCGTGCCCGGCGCACCGAGGGCGACGACACGGCCGGCGACCGCATGGAGGCGGAGGACGAGGCGTTTTATCACCGCGTTGCGGCGGCCTACGACACGCTCGCCGACGAGCACTCCGCCCGCATTCATCGGCTCGACGGGCACCGGTCGATCGGGGCCCTGCACGCCGAAATTCGGGGCGACGTGGAGGCACTGCTGGATGCCCCCCCCGGAACCCCCCACGCCGCCACCGGTTCGTCTGATCCGTGA
- a CDS encoding ABC1 kinase family protein translates to MWRHVAGLLMGGHIAYVDSLPRVQKTGMRSLGKRMLAGILKPFVRSDLRNRPFPEQLRRRLEILGPTFTKLGQIMAIREDLLPEVITEELDSLMDHLPPIPFAQVKAIIERELEDPVESLFRSIDPEPLAAASIAQVHRATTHDGKDVVVKVIKPGIRDVVTSDLKLLEFFGVFLQWLLPRYQPTQIIEEFGAYTKREIDFDYEADHAEIFAANFQDVPGVVFPDVHRELSTSDVLTMEYLGGIRPGPQAVRELSEAERQRVIDLGASAVIRMLYKDGFFHADLHAGNLKILPGDRPEDLQIGFIDLGMVGRFRADIRRRMLYYYYALVRGDVENAARYLLDMARVGEGGDPQGFRRAVSDMARHFLMRSKQGSISLAQVILQSLSLGGRYRIFFPVEMTLMVKALVTFEGVGRTLDPDLDVVAVSRRHVQRIFRERFNPLTLGSELLSNAPELVDVALKLPQLLTSGAAQLEESLTDQPPSDPLSGVRSSVIAGACIVGGVISVVQGGPLWLSIPLFVIGAGLAVWAR, encoded by the coding sequence GTGTGGCGACACGTAGCCGGCCTGCTGATGGGGGGGCACATCGCGTACGTCGACTCCCTGCCGCGCGTACAGAAGACGGGCATGCGGTCGCTGGGAAAGCGCATGCTAGCGGGCATCCTGAAGCCCTTCGTCCGTAGCGACCTCCGGAATCGTCCCTTCCCGGAGCAACTGCGGCGCCGACTGGAAATCCTCGGGCCCACGTTTACCAAGCTGGGGCAGATCATGGCCATCCGGGAGGATTTGCTTCCGGAGGTGATTACGGAGGAGCTCGACAGCCTGATGGACCACCTGCCGCCCATTCCCTTCGCGCAGGTGAAGGCAATTATTGAGCGGGAACTGGAGGATCCCGTGGAGTCCCTCTTCCGATCGATCGATCCGGAGCCGCTGGCCGCCGCGTCCATCGCACAGGTGCACCGGGCCACGACACACGATGGGAAAGACGTTGTCGTGAAGGTGATTAAGCCGGGCATCCGGGACGTCGTGACGTCCGACCTGAAGCTTCTAGAGTTTTTCGGGGTGTTTCTGCAGTGGCTGCTGCCGCGCTACCAGCCGACACAGATCATCGAAGAGTTTGGGGCCTACACGAAGCGCGAAATTGACTTCGACTACGAGGCCGATCATGCTGAAATCTTCGCCGCGAACTTTCAGGACGTTCCAGGGGTGGTTTTCCCCGATGTCCATCGTGAATTGAGCACGAGCGACGTGCTTACGATGGAGTACCTGGGCGGCATCCGGCCCGGCCCCCAGGCCGTGCGCGAGCTGAGTGAGGCCGAGCGGCAGCGTGTAATCGACCTCGGCGCCTCTGCGGTCATCCGGATGCTGTACAAAGACGGGTTCTTCCACGCCGATCTGCACGCGGGCAACCTGAAGATTCTGCCCGGCGATCGGCCCGAGGACCTCCAAATTGGATTCATTGACCTCGGGATGGTCGGGCGCTTCCGGGCCGACATCCGGCGGCGCATGCTGTACTACTACTACGCCCTGGTGCGGGGGGACGTGGAAAATGCGGCCCGCTACCTTCTCGACATGGCGCGAGTGGGAGAGGGCGGCGACCCGCAGGGATTTCGGCGGGCCGTCTCGGACATGGCCCGCCACTTTCTGATGCGGAGCAAGCAGGGCTCGATCAGCCTCGCACAGGTCATCCTGCAGTCGCTGAGCCTGGGGGGGCGGTACCGCATCTTCTTCCCGGTGGAGATGACGCTGATGGTGAAGGCCCTCGTCACCTTCGAGGGCGTGGGCCGGACCCTGGATCCAGACCTCGACGTGGTGGCGGTCTCGCGGCGCCACGTGCAGCGGATCTTCCGCGAGCGGTTCAACCCCTTGACGCTAGGGTCGGAGCTGCTGAGCAACGCCCCCGAGCTGGTGGATGTGGCCCTGAAGCTCCCCCAGCTGCTGACGTCTGGGGCGGCGCAGCTCGAAGAGTCGTTGACCGATCAGCCCCCGAGTGATCCCCTGTCCGGGGTCCGGAGCAGCGTCATTGCCGGGGCCTGCATCGTCGGAGGGGTGATTTCCGTGGTGCAGGGCGGGCCGCTGTGGCTGTCAATCCCCCTATTTGTGATTGGGGCGGGCCTGGCGGTGTGGGCGCGGTAG
- a CDS encoding tetratricopeptide repeat protein, protein MNTFDFGFDDSEDSPHEDPLEDLVAAYENDPSAYFDSGDLEEIASFYFEEGEMETALEVIDRLIELHPYTSDAWMRRGILLNNLGRPEEALEAYEQALDVNPTDTETLINLGITLDSLGRVDEALEVYDEALSINPLHGEALFNLGVTLERDEQLEAAVEAFQRCADVYPEHPEVWYELGYCYDRLGEDEKSVEAYDNHLDIDPYSKDAWYNRGIVLNRLGRFGEAVESYDMALAIHDEFASAYYNRGNAEANQGDLEAAVESYERVLELEGPDAATYYNLALAYEEQGDLRAARTYYEKTLDLKSNYPEAWYGLGCCFDTDERPEEALECFRYAVNLDANVPKFWTARADCAYKVGKLDEALESYQHAVRLDESNEHAWTGYAETLLEKEQPEEALEAYRQALELDPKSANTYFRQAKALLALGRADESIRALKTAFRLDPAKKEEFQKAYPTLYDNDRVRRLLDLDS, encoded by the coding sequence ATGAACACGTTCGACTTCGGCTTCGATGACTCCGAGGACTCCCCACACGAGGACCCCCTCGAAGATCTCGTGGCCGCGTACGAAAACGACCCGTCTGCGTACTTCGACTCCGGCGACCTCGAAGAGATTGCCTCGTTCTACTTTGAGGAGGGGGAGATGGAAACGGCCCTCGAGGTCATCGACCGTCTCATCGAGCTCCACCCCTACACCTCCGACGCCTGGATGCGGCGCGGCATTCTCCTGAACAACTTGGGCCGCCCGGAAGAGGCCCTGGAGGCCTACGAGCAGGCCCTTGACGTGAACCCGACCGACACCGAAACGCTCATCAATCTCGGGATTACGCTCGACAGCCTGGGGCGGGTGGACGAGGCCCTGGAGGTCTACGACGAGGCGCTCTCCATCAACCCGCTGCACGGGGAGGCCCTCTTCAACCTCGGGGTAACGCTGGAACGGGACGAGCAACTGGAGGCGGCCGTGGAGGCCTTCCAGCGATGTGCGGACGTCTATCCGGAGCACCCGGAGGTCTGGTACGAGCTGGGCTACTGCTACGACCGGCTCGGCGAGGACGAGAAGAGCGTAGAGGCGTACGACAATCACCTCGACATCGACCCGTACTCGAAAGACGCGTGGTACAACCGAGGCATTGTGCTGAACCGGCTGGGCCGCTTCGGGGAGGCGGTAGAGAGCTACGACATGGCCCTTGCAATCCACGACGAGTTTGCCTCCGCCTACTACAATCGAGGCAACGCGGAGGCGAACCAGGGGGACCTAGAGGCGGCCGTCGAGAGCTACGAGCGCGTGCTGGAGCTCGAAGGGCCGGATGCGGCGACCTACTACAACCTTGCGCTCGCCTACGAGGAGCAGGGCGACCTCCGCGCCGCGCGCACCTACTATGAGAAGACGCTCGACCTCAAGTCGAACTATCCGGAGGCGTGGTACGGCCTCGGCTGCTGCTTCGACACGGACGAGCGCCCCGAAGAGGCGCTTGAGTGCTTCCGCTACGCCGTGAACCTGGACGCGAACGTGCCCAAGTTCTGGACGGCCCGGGCCGACTGCGCGTACAAGGTGGGGAAGCTCGACGAGGCGCTGGAGTCCTACCAGCACGCCGTGCGGCTCGACGAGTCGAACGAGCACGCCTGGACGGGCTACGCCGAGACGCTTCTGGAGAAGGAGCAGCCCGAAGAGGCGCTGGAGGCGTACCGACAGGCCCTGGAGCTCGACCCGAAAAGCGCCAACACGTACTTCCGGCAGGCGAAGGCCCTGCTTGCGCTCGGGCGGGCGGACGAAAGCATTCGGGCCCTCAAGACGGCCTTTCGGCTCGATCCCGCGAAGAAGGAGGAGTTCCAGAAGGCCTATCCCACCCTTTACGACAACGACCGCGTCCGGCGGCTTCTCGACCTCGATTCGTAG
- a CDS encoding OmpA/MotB family protein, translating into MRLLLLFAGLAAALPGLVGCATTRLPGASAPPRLDSLRAENATLRSRLRRVEDSLRFRDDLATGQYYRDLRVLTDRLNRLAYEVQMRRQGGRAVRVLPADSLFESGTATLTAAGKKRLRATVAHLETAYPTRAVRVEGHADDTPLSEALQERFASNWELSAARATAVVRYLSARSALAPSQFAALAYGATDPVASNATARGRRRNRRVRIAVLPPPQDYSRPVDTSW; encoded by the coding sequence ATGCGCCTTCTTCTTCTCTTCGCCGGTCTCGCTGCTGCCCTTCCCGGACTGGTCGGGTGCGCCACGACGCGGCTTCCAGGGGCGTCCGCCCCGCCGCGCCTGGACTCCCTCCGGGCCGAGAATGCGACGTTGCGGAGCCGGCTTCGCCGCGTGGAAGACTCGCTGCGGTTTCGGGACGACCTTGCGACGGGGCAGTACTACCGCGACCTGCGCGTCCTGACGGACCGCCTGAACCGCCTGGCCTACGAGGTGCAGATGCGTCGCCAGGGGGGGCGGGCGGTGCGCGTGCTCCCGGCCGACTCGTTGTTCGAATCCGGCACGGCCACCCTTACGGCCGCGGGAAAGAAGCGGCTCCGGGCCACGGTTGCTCACCTGGAGACGGCCTACCCCACGCGGGCGGTCCGGGTTGAGGGGCACGCCGACGATACGCCCCTGAGTGAGGCCCTGCAGGAGCGGTTTGCGTCGAACTGGGAGCTCTCGGCGGCCCGGGCCACGGCGGTCGTGCGCTACCTCAGTGCCCGCAGCGCCCTGGCCCCGTCCCAGTTTGCCGCCCTCGCCTACGGGGCCACCGACCCGGTCGCGTCAAACGCAACGGCACGAGGGCGCCGTCGGAACCGGCGGGTTCGCATTGCGGTCCTCCCGCCCCCGCAAGACTACTCCCGCCCCGTCGATACGTCCTGGTGA